A portion of the Meriones unguiculatus strain TT.TT164.6M chromosome 14, Bangor_MerUng_6.1, whole genome shotgun sequence genome contains these proteins:
- the LOC110548003 gene encoding autism susceptibility gene 2 protein homolog isoform X2: METAAAPGPGWAAEGERRRRRCSRRDRDREQRRRRGPGGDAPRALLAAPRGSSSSSSPPPPARPWSSASSGERPGGLRRRRPRPRPRPPRPRARKRPAGSGSRGEEEEEEEEGGADDGEAEEEPEEEEEEEEDLIDGFAIASFASLEALQKDASLQPPERLEHRLKHSGKRKRGGSSGATGEPGDSSDREPGRPPGDRPRKWPNKRRRKEAFSRHSLEAGYICDAESDLDERVSDDDLDPSFTVSTSKASGPHGTFNGNCEAKLSVVPKVSGLERSQEQPPGPDPLLVPFPPKEPPPPPAPRPPVSSPTPLPATPSLPPPPQPQLQLRVSPFSLRTSPYGSSLDLSTGSSSRPPPKAPAPPVAQPPPSSSSSSSSSSSASSSSAQLTHRPPTPSLPLPLSTHSFPPHGLRPPPPHHPSLVSPGPTLPPPPPLLQVPGHPGASAANALSEQDLIGQDLNSRYLNAQGGPEVVGAGGSARPLAFQFHQHNHQHQHTHQHTHQHFTPYPPGLLPPHGHMFEKYPGKMEGLFRHNPYMAFPPAVPGLPPGLPPAVSFGSLQGAFQPKNTNPELPPRLGPVLSGLPQKGTQIPDHFRPPLRKPGKWCAMHVRVAYMILRHQEKMKGDSHKLDFRNDLLPCLPGPYGALPPGQELSHPASLFTATGAVHAAANPFTTAPGAHGPFLSPSTHIDPFGRPTSFASLAALSNGAFGGLGSPTFNSSAVFAQKESPGAPPAFASPPDPWGRLHRSPLAFPAWVRPPETARTPGSDKERPVERREPSVTKEEKDSCEFLLLLPRPGLVRKEPGQPKSLCG, translated from the exons ATGGAGACGGCCGCGGCCCCAGGCCCGGGCTGGGCAGCTGAGGGGGAGCGGCGGCGAAGACGTTGCTCGCGGCGAGACCGTGATCGGGAGCAGCGGCGCCGCCGAGGTCCCGGCGGTGACGCGCCCCGGGCCTTGTTGGCCGCCCCGCGCGGCTCTTCATCCTCGTCGTCACCGCCGCCGCCCGCCCGGCCCTGGTCGTCAGCTTCTTCTGGAGAGCGGCCTGGAGGCCTGAGGCGGCGGCGGCCCCGACCCAGGCCTCGACCCCCGAGACCTCGAGCTCGGAAGCGGCCTGCCGGTTCGGGCAGCcgtggagaggaagaggaggaggaggaagaggggggcGCAGACGACGGTGAAGCCGAGGAAGAgccggaggaggaggaagaggaggaggaagacttgATCGATGGCTTTGCCATCGCTAGCTTTGCCAGCCTTGAGGCCTTGCAG AAGGatgcatctcttcagcccccagagcGACTAGAACATCGGCTGAAGCATTCTGGGAAACGGAAGAGGGGGGGCTCCAGTGGGGCCACTGGGGAACCAGGAGACAGCTCAGACCGTGAGCCTGGCCGGCCCCCTGGGGATAGGCCCCGCAAATGGCCCAATAAGCGAAGAAGGAAAGAG GCCTTTTCCCGTCACTCTCTGGAAGCTGGATATATA tgTGACGCAGAAAGTGATCTGGATGAGAGG GTCTCCGATGATGACCTCGACCCTTCCTTTACTGTCTCAACCAGCAAAG CCTCGGGTCCTCATGGCACCTTCAATGGGAACTGTGAAGCAAAACTGTCTGTGGTCCCTAAAGTGTCGGGCCTGGAGAGAAGCCAAGAACAGCCCCCGGGGCCCGACCCGCTGCTAGTGCCTTTCCCCCCAAAGGAACCACCACCTCCACCAGCCCCTCGGCCTCCTGTCTCATCCCCTACACCCTTACCAGCCACCCCCAGtctgccacccccaccccagccccagctGCAGCTTCGAGTCTCACCCTTCAGCCTCCGAACTTCTCCCTATGGCAGCAGCCTGGACCTCAGCACTGGCAG CTCTTCACGGCCGCCCCCCAAGGCCCCGGCCCCTCCCGTGGCTCAGCCTCCCCCCTCATCAtcctcttcgtcctcctcctcctcatctgcCTCCTCCTCGTCCGCGCAGCTCACCCACCGGCCCCCGACGCCCTCACTGCCCCTGCCTCTGTCCACCCACAGCTTTCCTCCCCATGGGTTGcgcccaccaccaccccaccacccctCCTTGGTCTCCCCTggccccaccctgcccccacccccacctctgctGCAGGTGCCAGGGCACCCTGGGGCCTCAGCCGCTAACGCCCTTTCTG AGCAGGACCTGATCGGCCAGGACCTGAACTCTCGCTACCTGAATGCCCAGGGTGGCCCTGAGGTGGTGGGGGCAGGGGGCTCAGCCCGGCCCCTGGCCTTCCAGTTCCACCAGCACAACCACCAGCACCAGCACACCCACCAGCACACCCACCAGCACTTCACTCCCTACCCCCCAGGCCTGCTGCCTCCCCACGGCCACATG TTTGAGAAATACCCAGGAAAGATGGAAGGCCTTTTCCGACataat CCGTACATGGCCTTCCCTCCCGCAGTGCCCGGGCTCCCTCCGGGTCTCCCGCCAGCTGTCTCCTTTGGCTCCCTGCAGGGGGCCTTTCAGCCCAAG AACACGAACCCTGAGCTGCCACCACGACTGGGGCCAGTGCTGAGCGGGCTCCCCCAGAAGGGGACACAG ATCCCTGATCATTTCCGGCCACCTTTGAGG aaaccaggaaagtggTGTGCCATGCACGTTCGTGTGGCTTACATGATCCTGAGACACCAGGAAAAGATGAAG GGTGACTCCCACAAGCTTGACTTCCGGAATGacctcctgccctgccttccgGGGCCCTATGGGGCCCTGCCCCCTGGGCAGGAGCTTTCCCACCCGGCCTCCCTCTTCACTGCGACTG GAGCCGTCCATGCTGCAGCCAATCCTTTCACAACAGCTCCTGGGGCCCATGGACCCTTCCtgagtcctagcacccacattg ATCCCTTTGGGCGTCCCACAAGCTTCGCTTCCTTGGCTGCTCTCTCCAACGGGGCCTTTGGAGGCCTGGGCAGCCCCACATTCA ACTCCAGCGCCGTCTTTGCCCAGAAAGAAAGCCCAGGAGCCCCACCAGCCTTTGCCTCCCCGCCAGACCCATGGGGCCGCCTGCACCGCAGTCCTCTTGCCTTTCCTGCTTGGGTCCGACCCCCTGAAACGGCCCGAACACCAGGCTCAGACAAGGAGCGACCTGTGGAGCGAAGGGAACCCTCTGTCACCAAGGAGGAGAAGGACAG CTGCGAGTTTCTCCTGCTACTCCCAAGGCCAGGGCTGGTGAGGAAGGAGCCCGGCCAGCCAAAGAGTCTGTGCGGGTAA
- the LOC110548003 gene encoding autism susceptibility gene 2 protein homolog isoform X1 gives METAAAPGPGWAAEGERRRRRCSRRDRDREQRRRRGPGGDAPRALLAAPRGSSSSSSPPPPARPWSSASSGERPGGLRRRRPRPRPRPPRPRARKRPAGSGSRGEEEEEEEEGGADDGEAEEEPEEEEEEEEDLIDGFAIASFASLEALQKDASLQPPERLEHRLKHSGKRKRGGSSGATGEPGDSSDREPGRPPGDRPRKWPNKRRRKEAFSRHSLEAGYICDAESDLDERVSDDDLDPSFTVSTSKASGPHGTFNGNCEAKLSVVPKVSGLERSQEQPPGPDPLLVPFPPKEPPPPPAPRPPVSSPTPLPATPSLPPPPQPQLQLRVSPFSLRTSPYGSSLDLSTGSSSRPPPKAPAPPVAQPPPSSSSSSSSSSSASSSSAQLTHRPPTPSLPLPLSTHSFPPHGLRPPPPHHPSLVSPGPTLPPPPPLLQVPGHPGASAANALSEQDLIGQDLNSRYLNAQGGPEVVGAGGSARPLAFQFHQHNHQHQHTHQHTHQHFTPYPPGLLPPHGHMFEKYPGKMEGLFRHNPYMAFPPAVPGLPPGLPPAVSFGSLQGAFQPKNTNPELPPRLGPVLSGLPQKGTQIPDHFRPPLRKPGKWCAMHVRVAYMILRHQEKMKGDSHKLDFRNDLLPCLPGPYGALPPGQELSHPASLFTATGAVHAAANPFTTAPGAHGPFLSPSTHIDPFGRPTSFASLAALSNGAFGGLGSPTFNSSAVFAQKESPGAPPAFASPPDPWGRLHRSPLAFPAWVRPPETARTPGSDKERPVERREPSVTKEEKDRDLPFSRPQLRVSPATPKARAGEEGARPAKESVRVKEERKEEAAAAAAAAAAAAAAAAAAAAAAAATTGPQGLHLLLERPRPPPFLGPSLPERCAGFPEPTWLAGPPRLARPPRFYEAGEELTGPGAMAAARLYSLDPAHPLLYSRLAPPPPPTATPGTPHLLSKTPPGALLGAPPPLVPAPRPSSPPRAPGPARADR, from the exons ATGGAGACGGCCGCGGCCCCAGGCCCGGGCTGGGCAGCTGAGGGGGAGCGGCGGCGAAGACGTTGCTCGCGGCGAGACCGTGATCGGGAGCAGCGGCGCCGCCGAGGTCCCGGCGGTGACGCGCCCCGGGCCTTGTTGGCCGCCCCGCGCGGCTCTTCATCCTCGTCGTCACCGCCGCCGCCCGCCCGGCCCTGGTCGTCAGCTTCTTCTGGAGAGCGGCCTGGAGGCCTGAGGCGGCGGCGGCCCCGACCCAGGCCTCGACCCCCGAGACCTCGAGCTCGGAAGCGGCCTGCCGGTTCGGGCAGCcgtggagaggaagaggaggaggaggaagaggggggcGCAGACGACGGTGAAGCCGAGGAAGAgccggaggaggaggaagaggaggaggaagacttgATCGATGGCTTTGCCATCGCTAGCTTTGCCAGCCTTGAGGCCTTGCAG AAGGatgcatctcttcagcccccagagcGACTAGAACATCGGCTGAAGCATTCTGGGAAACGGAAGAGGGGGGGCTCCAGTGGGGCCACTGGGGAACCAGGAGACAGCTCAGACCGTGAGCCTGGCCGGCCCCCTGGGGATAGGCCCCGCAAATGGCCCAATAAGCGAAGAAGGAAAGAG GCCTTTTCCCGTCACTCTCTGGAAGCTGGATATATA tgTGACGCAGAAAGTGATCTGGATGAGAGG GTCTCCGATGATGACCTCGACCCTTCCTTTACTGTCTCAACCAGCAAAG CCTCGGGTCCTCATGGCACCTTCAATGGGAACTGTGAAGCAAAACTGTCTGTGGTCCCTAAAGTGTCGGGCCTGGAGAGAAGCCAAGAACAGCCCCCGGGGCCCGACCCGCTGCTAGTGCCTTTCCCCCCAAAGGAACCACCACCTCCACCAGCCCCTCGGCCTCCTGTCTCATCCCCTACACCCTTACCAGCCACCCCCAGtctgccacccccaccccagccccagctGCAGCTTCGAGTCTCACCCTTCAGCCTCCGAACTTCTCCCTATGGCAGCAGCCTGGACCTCAGCACTGGCAG CTCTTCACGGCCGCCCCCCAAGGCCCCGGCCCCTCCCGTGGCTCAGCCTCCCCCCTCATCAtcctcttcgtcctcctcctcctcatctgcCTCCTCCTCGTCCGCGCAGCTCACCCACCGGCCCCCGACGCCCTCACTGCCCCTGCCTCTGTCCACCCACAGCTTTCCTCCCCATGGGTTGcgcccaccaccaccccaccacccctCCTTGGTCTCCCCTggccccaccctgcccccacccccacctctgctGCAGGTGCCAGGGCACCCTGGGGCCTCAGCCGCTAACGCCCTTTCTG AGCAGGACCTGATCGGCCAGGACCTGAACTCTCGCTACCTGAATGCCCAGGGTGGCCCTGAGGTGGTGGGGGCAGGGGGCTCAGCCCGGCCCCTGGCCTTCCAGTTCCACCAGCACAACCACCAGCACCAGCACACCCACCAGCACACCCACCAGCACTTCACTCCCTACCCCCCAGGCCTGCTGCCTCCCCACGGCCACATG TTTGAGAAATACCCAGGAAAGATGGAAGGCCTTTTCCGACataat CCGTACATGGCCTTCCCTCCCGCAGTGCCCGGGCTCCCTCCGGGTCTCCCGCCAGCTGTCTCCTTTGGCTCCCTGCAGGGGGCCTTTCAGCCCAAG AACACGAACCCTGAGCTGCCACCACGACTGGGGCCAGTGCTGAGCGGGCTCCCCCAGAAGGGGACACAG ATCCCTGATCATTTCCGGCCACCTTTGAGG aaaccaggaaagtggTGTGCCATGCACGTTCGTGTGGCTTACATGATCCTGAGACACCAGGAAAAGATGAAG GGTGACTCCCACAAGCTTGACTTCCGGAATGacctcctgccctgccttccgGGGCCCTATGGGGCCCTGCCCCCTGGGCAGGAGCTTTCCCACCCGGCCTCCCTCTTCACTGCGACTG GAGCCGTCCATGCTGCAGCCAATCCTTTCACAACAGCTCCTGGGGCCCATGGACCCTTCCtgagtcctagcacccacattg ATCCCTTTGGGCGTCCCACAAGCTTCGCTTCCTTGGCTGCTCTCTCCAACGGGGCCTTTGGAGGCCTGGGCAGCCCCACATTCA ACTCCAGCGCCGTCTTTGCCCAGAAAGAAAGCCCAGGAGCCCCACCAGCCTTTGCCTCCCCGCCAGACCCATGGGGCCGCCTGCACCGCAGTCCTCTTGCCTTTCCTGCTTGGGTCCGACCCCCTGAAACGGCCCGAACACCAGGCTCAGACAAGGAGCGACCTGTGGAGCGAAGGGAACCCTCTGTCACCAAGGAGGAGAAGGACAG GGACCTCCCTTTCTCACGGCCCCAGCTGCGAGTTTCTCCTGCTACTCCCAAGGCCAGGGCTGGTGAGGAAGGAGCCCGGCCAGCCAAAGAGTCTGTGCGGGTAAAGGAAGAGCGGAAAGAAGaggctgctgccgccgccgccgccgctgctgccgctgcagctgctgctgccgccgctgctgccgctgctgctgcaaCCACTGGGCCTCAGGGCCTGCACCTGCTTTTGGAAAGGCCCCGGCCACCCCCCTTTCTTGGCCCTAGTCTGCCAGAGCGCtgtgcaggcttcccagagccgACCTGGTTGGCAGGGCCCCCACGCCTGGCCAGGCCACCACGCTTCTATGAGGCAGGTGAGGAGTTGACTGGACCAGGGGCCATGGCTGCTGCCCGCCTCTATAGTCTAGACCCTGCTCATCCTCTGCTATACAGCCGTTTggctcctccaccaccacctacTGCGACTCCAGGAACCCCTCACCTTCTAAGCAAGACCCCACCAGGAGCCCTTTTGGGAGCACCACCACCTCTTGTGCCCGCCCCCCGGCCCAGTTCCCCACCTAGAGCCCCTGGCCCAGCCCGGGCTGACAGGTGA
- the Prr14 gene encoding proline-rich protein 14 isoform X2 — MATNRGPLARQEDTSSPLSHSSHGDSGCRHSLASPAQQARRSLPARPDPLPLCREPLSRIHQSSPTSRMRSRTGPGPEESLSQKDQVPQPTLVVVLENIASSRQPAESLAEDGPASTVPARSNFRGLKEQGNWPRRDPDLEAPPTPTLPLHPRTEPMTKVHQPVPTPSELEPPFQPSTLPAGPPESPVPAADPVLEVPLTPPLSSLLRPRLSPWSLAPLFRSVRSKLESFADIFLTPNKTPQPPPQSSPVKLELKIAISEAERSKAVDRIAFVSPRPPIRQWRTQDNSPAPVPKLSLGRSYSCPDLEAPGPDSCTWPPVPSQPGQARPRRHTVGCGEMARTPPPPRPCLRKEVFPLGGVGVSPSLTTSCSSAASTSFFCEPADSRLGSTKGKELRASKDKVLSDPETKTMGKVSRFRIRRTPVRLQPNLTPMGLPRPVRLNKKEFTLEEIYTNKNYQSPTARRTFETIFEEPRERNGTLIFTSSRKLRRTVEFRDSSLPRSRRPARGVRTAASRTLTPNLAPSQDVGPLLQERLKELDALLLEEETDMEHPSQF, encoded by the exons ATGGCTACAAACAGG GGGCCCCTGGCACGCCAGGAGGATACCTCCAGCCCACTGAGCCACAGCAGTCATGGGGATTCCGGCTGCAGGCACTCACTTGCTTCACCAGCCCAGCAGGCCAGGCGGTCCTTGCCAGCCAG GCCCGACCCACTGCCTTTGTGTCGAGAGCCCTTGAGTCGCATCCACCAGTCCTCCCCCACCTCAAGGATGCGATCAAGGACAGGCCCTGGCCCAGAAGAGAGCCTTTCACAAAAGGACCAGGTCCCCCAGCCCACCCTGGTGGTGGTACTGGAAAACATTGCCAGCAGCAGACAACCAGCTGAG AGCCTCGCTGAAGATGGGCCCGCCTCCACTGTCCCGGCACGAAG CAACTTCAGAGGCCTTAAGGAGCAGGGGAACTGGCCTAGAAGGGATCCGGACCTAGAAGCACCCCCAACTCCTACTCTGCCCCTTCACCCCAGAACTGAGCCTATGACAAAAGTTCATCAGCCGGTGCCTACCCCCAGTGAGCTAGAACCTCCATTCCAACCGTCCACACTGCCTGCAGGCCCTCCAGAGAGTCCAGTCCCAG ctgCAGATCCTGTTCTGGAGGTCCCATTGACCCCGCCACTGTCCAGCCTCTTACGTCCCCGTCTCAGTCCCTGGAGCTTGGCTCCTCTCTTCCGCTCCGTCCGATCAAAACTTGAGAGCTTTGCGGACATCTTCCTCACACCTAACAAAACACCACAACCTCCACCCCAATCGTCACCCGTGAAATTGGAGTTGAAGATTGCCATCTCGGAGGCTGAGCGGTCCAAGGCTGTTGACAGAATTGCATTTGTCAGCCCCCGGCCCCCTATCCGCCAGTGGCGGACTCAGGACAATTCCCCAGCACCTGTCCCTAAGTTATCTCTGGGCCGAAGCTACTCCTGCCCTGATCTGGAGGCCCCTGGCCCAGACAGCTGTACCTGGCCTCCTGTTCCATcccagccaggccaggccaggcctcgGAGACATACTGTGGGTTGTGGGGAGATGGCCCGGACCCCACCACCTCCTCGGCCCTGTCTCCGGAAAGAGGTCTTCCCTCTTGGAGGAGTGGGAGTCTCACCTTCTCTCACTACATCTTGCTCATCCGCTGCATCCACTTCCTTCTTCTGCGAACCAGCAGACTCCAG ATTGGGTTCAACCAAGGGGAAGGAGTTAAGAGCCTCAAAGGACAAGGTGCTTTCTGACCCAGAGACCAAG ACCATGGGAAAGGTTTCTAGATTCAGAATACGGAGGACGCCTGTCCGTCTACAACCAAACCTTACACCAATGGGGCTGCCTCGACCAGTCAG GTTGAATAAGAAGGAGTTTACTTTGGAAGAAATTTATACCAATAAGAATTACCAATCTCCCACAGCCAGAAG GACCTTTGAGACCATTTTTGAAGAACCCCGGGAACGCAATGGAACTCTGATTTTTACCAGCTCTAGGAAGCTCCGACGGACTGTAGAATTTCGGGATAGTAGCCTTCCTCGGTCCCGGCGGCCAGCACGAGGGGTCCGAACTGCAGCAAGCAGAACCCTTACTCCCAACCTGGCACCCAGCCAGGACGTGGGACCTCTGCTGCAAGAACGGCTGAAGGAGCTAGATGCCTTGCTCCTGGAGGAGGAGACAGATATGGAACACCCCAGTCAGTTCTAG
- the LOC132646973 gene encoding collagen alpha-1(I) chain-like, with the protein MGEAAVPGTGSRGVGSEGQLLPRDSALHSPPAAPGRPEALARKGAPGWPLGAGSSCCSCLDPSGPAGHLPRDWGAEVTARPPLEPSGTFVPGDAPLSSWDPLGSRSWEAPFPLESSAVLAPAHKSSRRITPHINRSPSSYQVARPGLRGQPYGALLPNGSRGTKFPSGEALAHPRTQPGSRGVNCQTDTPFTPVPEGPAHRQHSTPRPRPLGSPARLLGSPGQWVPTFPPPPASPSSLQPGPPSTLTPPLRRSPQLSKGPGSPTASTSSFFKAGLTQRCPTARGLLVYTLGTAQLPALIFRGWERLRETARRP; encoded by the exons ATGGGGGAAGCGGCGGTTCCGGGGA CGGGGAGCAGGGGCGTGGGTAGTGAGGGCCAGCTCCTCCCCCGGGACTCCGCCCTTCATAGTCCGCCGGCGGCTCCCGGGAGGCCAGAGGCCCTTGCTCGAAAGGGCGCCCCCGGCTGGCCGCTCGGAGCCGGGTCCTCCTGCTGCAGCTGCCTAGATCCCTCGGGCCCTGCCGGGCACCTACCGCGAGACTGGGGGGCGGAGGTTACGGCTCGGCCACCGCTCGAGCCTTCAGGGACCTTTGTCCCTGGAGATGCCCCCCTGAGCTCCTGGGATCCCCTGGGATCCCGGTCCTGGGAGGCTCCGTTTCCGCTAGAGTCCTCTGCGGTCCTCGCCCCAGCACACAAGAGCTCCAGAAGAATCACTCCACACATTAACCGCAGCCCGTCCTCCTATCAGGTCGCTAGACCCGGTCTCCGAGGGCAACCCTACGGCGCGCTCCTCCCGAACGGAAGCCGCGGGACGAAGTTCCCCTCGGGGGAGGCCCTGGCTCATCCCCGGACTCAGCCCGGATCCCGGGGTGTAAACTGTCAAACCGACACCCCATTCACTCCAGTCCCGGAAGGTCCGGCCCACCGCCAACACTccaccccccgcccccgcccgctAGGGTCCCCGGCCCGACTTCTCGGGAGCCCGGGACAGTGGGTCCCAACGTTTCCTCCTCCGCCCGCCTCTCCGTCCTCTCTCCAACCCGGTCCCCCCTCAACTCTCACCCCTCCCCTGCGCCGCTCACCGCAGCTTTCCAAGGGTCCGGGATCTCCGACAGCTTCCACCTCCAGCTTCTTTAAAGCCGGCCTTACGCAGCGCTGTCCAACCGCCAGAGGCCTTCTTGTCTATACCTTGGGCACCGCCCAATTGCCAGCCCTGATCTTCCGGGGTTGGGAGCGACTACGTGAAACCGCCCGGCGGCCATGA
- the Prr14 gene encoding proline-rich protein 14 isoform X1 — translation MDLPGDPSPSRQPSLCRQPLARAVWEARSPKRPRLQPVGTPSSLEKASRRVLAVVLEDVMATNRGPLARQEDTSSPLSHSSHGDSGCRHSLASPAQQARRSLPARPDPLPLCREPLSRIHQSSPTSRMRSRTGPGPEESLSQKDQVPQPTLVVVLENIASSRQPAESLAEDGPASTVPARSNFRGLKEQGNWPRRDPDLEAPPTPTLPLHPRTEPMTKVHQPVPTPSELEPPFQPSTLPAGPPESPVPAADPVLEVPLTPPLSSLLRPRLSPWSLAPLFRSVRSKLESFADIFLTPNKTPQPPPQSSPVKLELKIAISEAERSKAVDRIAFVSPRPPIRQWRTQDNSPAPVPKLSLGRSYSCPDLEAPGPDSCTWPPVPSQPGQARPRRHTVGCGEMARTPPPPRPCLRKEVFPLGGVGVSPSLTTSCSSAASTSFFCEPADSRLGSTKGKELRASKDKVLSDPETKTMGKVSRFRIRRTPVRLQPNLTPMGLPRPVRLNKKEFTLEEIYTNKNYQSPTARRTFETIFEEPRERNGTLIFTSSRKLRRTVEFRDSSLPRSRRPARGVRTAASRTLTPNLAPSQDVGPLLQERLKELDALLLEEETDMEHPSQF, via the exons ATGGACTTGCCTGGGGACCCCAG cccttctaGACAGCCGAGCCTATGCCGTCAGCCCCTCGCCCGAGCAGTATGGGAAGCCAGGAGCCCGAAAAGACCGAGGCTGCAGCCCGTGGGGACCCCTTCATCCCTGGAAAAGGCCTCTCGGCGGGTCCTGGCCGTGGTGCTGGAAGATGTCATGGCTACAAACAGG GGGCCCCTGGCACGCCAGGAGGATACCTCCAGCCCACTGAGCCACAGCAGTCATGGGGATTCCGGCTGCAGGCACTCACTTGCTTCACCAGCCCAGCAGGCCAGGCGGTCCTTGCCAGCCAG GCCCGACCCACTGCCTTTGTGTCGAGAGCCCTTGAGTCGCATCCACCAGTCCTCCCCCACCTCAAGGATGCGATCAAGGACAGGCCCTGGCCCAGAAGAGAGCCTTTCACAAAAGGACCAGGTCCCCCAGCCCACCCTGGTGGTGGTACTGGAAAACATTGCCAGCAGCAGACAACCAGCTGAG AGCCTCGCTGAAGATGGGCCCGCCTCCACTGTCCCGGCACGAAG CAACTTCAGAGGCCTTAAGGAGCAGGGGAACTGGCCTAGAAGGGATCCGGACCTAGAAGCACCCCCAACTCCTACTCTGCCCCTTCACCCCAGAACTGAGCCTATGACAAAAGTTCATCAGCCGGTGCCTACCCCCAGTGAGCTAGAACCTCCATTCCAACCGTCCACACTGCCTGCAGGCCCTCCAGAGAGTCCAGTCCCAG ctgCAGATCCTGTTCTGGAGGTCCCATTGACCCCGCCACTGTCCAGCCTCTTACGTCCCCGTCTCAGTCCCTGGAGCTTGGCTCCTCTCTTCCGCTCCGTCCGATCAAAACTTGAGAGCTTTGCGGACATCTTCCTCACACCTAACAAAACACCACAACCTCCACCCCAATCGTCACCCGTGAAATTGGAGTTGAAGATTGCCATCTCGGAGGCTGAGCGGTCCAAGGCTGTTGACAGAATTGCATTTGTCAGCCCCCGGCCCCCTATCCGCCAGTGGCGGACTCAGGACAATTCCCCAGCACCTGTCCCTAAGTTATCTCTGGGCCGAAGCTACTCCTGCCCTGATCTGGAGGCCCCTGGCCCAGACAGCTGTACCTGGCCTCCTGTTCCATcccagccaggccaggccaggcctcgGAGACATACTGTGGGTTGTGGGGAGATGGCCCGGACCCCACCACCTCCTCGGCCCTGTCTCCGGAAAGAGGTCTTCCCTCTTGGAGGAGTGGGAGTCTCACCTTCTCTCACTACATCTTGCTCATCCGCTGCATCCACTTCCTTCTTCTGCGAACCAGCAGACTCCAG ATTGGGTTCAACCAAGGGGAAGGAGTTAAGAGCCTCAAAGGACAAGGTGCTTTCTGACCCAGAGACCAAG ACCATGGGAAAGGTTTCTAGATTCAGAATACGGAGGACGCCTGTCCGTCTACAACCAAACCTTACACCAATGGGGCTGCCTCGACCAGTCAG GTTGAATAAGAAGGAGTTTACTTTGGAAGAAATTTATACCAATAAGAATTACCAATCTCCCACAGCCAGAAG GACCTTTGAGACCATTTTTGAAGAACCCCGGGAACGCAATGGAACTCTGATTTTTACCAGCTCTAGGAAGCTCCGACGGACTGTAGAATTTCGGGATAGTAGCCTTCCTCGGTCCCGGCGGCCAGCACGAGGGGTCCGAACTGCAGCAAGCAGAACCCTTACTCCCAACCTGGCACCCAGCCAGGACGTGGGACCTCTGCTGCAAGAACGGCTGAAGGAGCTAGATGCCTTGCTCCTGGAGGAGGAGACAGATATGGAACACCCCAGTCAGTTCTAG